In the Plectropomus leopardus isolate mb chromosome 5, YSFRI_Pleo_2.0, whole genome shotgun sequence genome, one interval contains:
- the LOC121943295 gene encoding uncharacterized protein LOC121943295 produces MYCLFLSVISCLCLLHTGLGAEECSQAVLAERETLHVPAGGSLSLFCVVRHCGRHWEGNWTRSNSTQENLGVRHTLSNVKLSDNETKLILDFVKVSKLDEGSYGCNVKWGKGDNEQGNFKYINVTAAVTFPRSTLHRVLVCASAFLCLPIILGLACCLSSKVKSQPVPRSWSTHHAAVYRDEQCSAPQPPPRCPIQPMPVPQKQSIPSHKATPKSRQKAEVVYADISQDALRQQRATRAPDQSTEYSSLRFS; encoded by the exons ATGTACTGCCTTTTCCTCAGTGTCAtcagctgtctctgtcttcTTCACACTG GTCTCGGTGCTGAAGAATGCAGCCAGGCTGTTCTGGCAGAACGTGAGACATTACATGTCCCAGCAGGGGGCAGTCTGTCTCTATTCTGTGTGGTTCGGCACTGTGGAAGGCACTGGGAGGGAAACTGGACTCGGAGCAATTCAACACAAGAAAATTTAGGTGTGAGGCACACTCTTTCCAATGTGAAACTCTCAGACAATGAAACTAAACTAATTTTGGATTTTGTGAAAGTCAGCAAATTAGATGAAGGTTCCTATGGATGCAATGTAAAATGGGGTAAAGGTGACAATGAGCAGGGAAATTTTAAGTATATTAACGTCACTGCAG CTGTCACCTTTCCGAGGAGTACGTTACACAGGGTTCTGGTCTGTGCCAGTGCTTTTCTTTGCCTTCCCATCATTCTGGGGTTGGCTTGTTGTCTgagttcaaaggtcaagtcTCAGCCAGTTCCCAGGTCCTGGTCCACTCATCATGCAGCTGTATATAGAGACGAACAATGCTCGGCTCCACAGCCTCCACCTCGATGCCCTATACAGCCCATGCCTGTACCCCAAAAACAGAGCATTCCCTCTCACAAAG CCACCCCCAAGTCGCGGCAGAAAGCTGAG GTGGTGTATGCAGACATTTCCCAGGATGCACTGAGACAGCAGAGAGCCACCAGAGCACCTGACCAGTCCACTGAGTACTCATCCCTCAGATTTTCCTGA